A window of Primulina tabacum isolate GXHZ01 chromosome 4, ASM2559414v2, whole genome shotgun sequence contains these coding sequences:
- the LOC142542639 gene encoding E3 ubiquitin-protein ligase RMA1H1-like → MAFQQYFVQEWRPENISACFDCSICLDFARDPVVTLCGHLYCWPCIYKWFDSQSVSLPPNELTQCPVCKAEISEKTMIPLYGRGLSFSKPEQEADTIPPRPSASGIQHLPSHQNERNIPDSSSTFHSDSVGMFGEMVYARVFGNSQSLYTYPNSYHSVGSNSARSRRQEIQADKSLNRVTIFLFCCILSCLLLF, encoded by the coding sequence ATGGCGTTTCAGCAGTACTTTGTGCAAGAATGGAGACCTGAAAATATTTCTGCTTGTTTCGATTGCAGCATATGCTTGGATTTTGCTCGTGATCCAGTGGTGACGCTATGTGGCCACCTCTACTGCTGGCCCTGCATATACAAATGGTTTGATTCCCAGAGCGTGTCGCTCCCCCCAAATGAGCTCACTCAGTGCCCAGTTTGCAAGGCCGAAATTTCTGAGAAAACCATGATCCCTTTATACGGCAGGGGACTATCTTTTTCCAAACCTGAACAAGAAGCCGACACCATCCCTCCTAGGCCATCGGCCAGTGGCATACAGCACCTCCCTTCACATCAGAATGAGCGGAATATACCAGATTCTTCATCAACCTTTCATTCTGACTCGGTGGGTATGTTTGGGGAAATGGTCTATGCAAGAGTATTTGGCAATTCGCAAAGTTTATATACGTATCCAAACTCGTATCACTCTGTTGGGAGCAACAGCGCACGGTCAAGAAGGCAAGAGATACAAGCTGATAAATCTTTGAACAGGGTTACCATTTTTCTGTTCTGCTGCATTCTTTCGTGTCTTCTGTTGTTCTGA